Proteins co-encoded in one Burkholderia ambifaria AMMD genomic window:
- a CDS encoding glutathione S-transferase, which translates to MLQLCGIPLSNYYNKVKFVLLEHDIPFEEATCTLPVSDPALLADSPLGKIPFLKTEEGALFESQVIIEYLAARYPDKVIFPAGLFAAAKVRELIETLELYLEWPAREVYTEAFFGGKVSDGTKAHVEKRLPRAIDAFKRMTQFSPYVLGDTFGLADIAASVHLPVIGMATKAIFGRDFLLDAGIDWKAHAKLVGERPAAQRVAADRKAYVEATAAARS; encoded by the coding sequence ATGCTACAGCTGTGCGGTATTCCGTTGTCCAACTATTACAACAAGGTGAAGTTCGTCCTGCTCGAACATGACATCCCGTTCGAGGAAGCGACATGCACGTTGCCGGTCAGCGATCCTGCATTGCTCGCCGATTCGCCGCTCGGCAAGATTCCGTTCCTGAAGACGGAAGAGGGTGCGCTGTTCGAGTCGCAGGTGATCATCGAGTATCTGGCCGCGCGTTATCCCGACAAGGTCATTTTCCCGGCGGGGCTGTTCGCGGCCGCGAAGGTGCGCGAACTGATCGAGACGCTCGAGCTGTATCTCGAATGGCCCGCGCGTGAGGTCTATACGGAAGCGTTTTTCGGCGGCAAGGTCAGCGACGGGACCAAGGCGCATGTCGAGAAGCGGCTGCCGCGTGCGATCGATGCATTCAAGCGGATGACGCAGTTCTCGCCCTACGTGCTCGGCGACACGTTCGGTCTTGCGGACATCGCCGCATCGGTCCACCTGCCGGTGATCGGGATGGCGACGAAGGCCATCTTCGGCCGCGATTTCCTGCTCGACGCCGGCATCGACTGGAAGGCGCACGCGAAGCTGGTCGGCGAGCGGCCGGCCGCGCAGCGCGTGGCGGCCGATCGCAAGGCCTATGTCGAGGCGACAGCCGCCGCGCGTTCGTAA
- a CDS encoding oxepin-CoA hydrolase, alternative type, which translates to MSAELLASRPPESESTLVLTLSNPGARNALHPDMYAAGVEALATAERDPAIRAVVLTGADRFFCAGGNLNRLLENRSKDPSYQADGIDQLGAWITAIRASTKPVIAAVEGAAAGAGFSLALACDLIVAAHDAKFVMSYARVGLTPDGGGSWFLARALPRALAAEILFEGKPVAAERLHALGVVNRLAVPGAALSDALAWADSLAGISPNALTRIKSLLDDAPAQPLETHLGTERDHFVASLHHADAFEGITAFLEKRQPRYKR; encoded by the coding sequence ATGAGTGCTGAACTGCTGGCCTCGCGTCCGCCCGAGAGCGAATCGACGCTCGTCCTCACGCTGTCCAATCCCGGCGCGCGCAATGCGCTGCATCCCGACATGTATGCGGCCGGCGTCGAAGCGCTCGCCACCGCCGAGCGTGATCCCGCGATTCGCGCGGTCGTGCTCACGGGCGCCGATCGTTTCTTTTGCGCGGGCGGCAACCTGAACCGGCTGCTCGAGAACCGCTCGAAGGATCCGTCCTACCAGGCCGACGGCATCGATCAGCTCGGCGCGTGGATCACGGCGATCCGCGCATCGACGAAACCCGTGATCGCGGCGGTCGAAGGTGCGGCGGCCGGCGCGGGCTTCTCGCTCGCGCTCGCGTGCGACCTGATCGTCGCCGCACACGACGCGAAGTTCGTGATGTCGTATGCGCGCGTCGGCCTCACGCCCGACGGCGGCGGCTCGTGGTTCCTCGCCCGCGCGCTGCCGCGTGCGCTGGCCGCCGAAATCCTGTTCGAAGGCAAGCCCGTCGCGGCCGAACGCCTGCACGCGCTCGGCGTCGTCAATCGGCTCGCCGTGCCCGGCGCCGCATTGTCCGATGCGCTCGCGTGGGCCGATTCGCTTGCCGGCATCTCGCCGAACGCACTCACGCGCATCAAGTCGCTGCTCGACGATGCGCCCGCACAGCCGCTCGAAACCCATCTCGGCACCGAGCGCGATCACTTCGTCGCGTCGCTGCATCATGCGGACGCGTTCGAAGGCATTACCGCGTTTCTCGAGAAACGCCAGCCGCGCTACAAGCGCTGA
- a CDS encoding glutathione binding-like protein yields the protein MIDVYSWATPNGHKVHIMLEETGLAYRVHPVDIGAGDQFKPEFLKISPNNKIPAIVDADGPGGKPISLFESGAILVYLAEKTGKFLPTDPAARYATLEWLMFQMGGVGPMLGQAHHFRLYAPEQIEYAVNRYTNEAKRLYNVMEKRLGESEYLAGDTYTIADIATFPWTRSWQNQGIVLDELPNVKRWQEAIAARPAVQRGVEVLASMRKALQDDKAREMLFGATQYAKH from the coding sequence ATGATCGACGTCTACAGCTGGGCGACCCCGAACGGCCACAAGGTCCACATCATGCTCGAGGAAACAGGCCTCGCGTATCGCGTGCATCCGGTCGATATCGGTGCGGGCGACCAGTTCAAGCCCGAATTCCTGAAGATCAGCCCGAACAACAAGATCCCCGCGATCGTCGACGCGGACGGCCCAGGCGGCAAGCCGATCTCGCTGTTCGAATCGGGCGCGATCCTCGTGTACCTCGCGGAAAAGACCGGCAAGTTCCTGCCGACCGACCCGGCCGCGCGCTATGCGACGCTCGAATGGCTGATGTTCCAGATGGGCGGCGTCGGCCCGATGCTCGGGCAGGCGCATCACTTCCGCCTGTACGCGCCGGAGCAGATCGAATACGCGGTCAATCGCTACACGAACGAAGCGAAGCGCCTGTACAACGTGATGGAAAAACGCCTCGGCGAATCCGAATATCTCGCGGGCGACACGTACACGATCGCGGACATCGCGACGTTCCCGTGGACGCGTTCGTGGCAGAACCAGGGCATCGTGCTCGATGAGCTGCCGAACGTGAAGCGCTGGCAGGAAGCGATTGCCGCGCGTCCGGCCGTGCAGCGCGGCGTCGAAGTCCTCGCGTCGATGCGCAAGGCACTGCAGGACGACAAGGCGCGCGAGATGCTGTTCGGCGCGACGCAATACGCGAAGCACTGA
- a CDS encoding MaoC family dehydratase, translating into MTDVTLPLIASPQALHAQIGAEPLASGWVEIDQRRVDGFADATGDRQWIHVDPERARRESPFGGPIAHGFLTLSLIPVLMAEAMRFEQKMGVNYGLNRVRFLKPVPVGTRVRALFAVKETAEAARGGVQVTWSVSVQAERRDTPLLVCAAEFITLHYF; encoded by the coding sequence ATGACGGACGTGACATTGCCGCTGATCGCGTCGCCGCAGGCGCTCCATGCACAGATCGGCGCGGAACCGCTGGCAAGCGGCTGGGTCGAGATCGACCAGCGTCGGGTCGACGGTTTCGCCGACGCGACCGGCGATCGCCAGTGGATCCACGTCGATCCCGAGCGCGCGCGGCGCGAGTCGCCGTTCGGCGGTCCGATCGCGCACGGATTCCTCACGCTGTCGCTGATTCCCGTGCTGATGGCCGAGGCGATGCGCTTCGAGCAGAAGATGGGCGTGAACTACGGATTGAATCGCGTGCGGTTCCTGAAGCCGGTGCCGGTCGGCACGCGTGTGCGCGCGCTGTTCGCGGTGAAGGAAACCGCGGAGGCCGCGCGGGGCGGCGTGCAGGTCACATGGTCGGTATCGGTGCAGGCCGAGCGTCGCGACACGCCGTTGCTGGTTTGCGCGGCGGAATTCATTACGCTGCACTACTTCTGA
- a CDS encoding MaoC family dehydratase: MGISYEDLEVGSTTEIGRYTFEPDDIKAFAQRYDPQPFHLDEEAGKASPFGGLVASGWHTCSVFMSLLVKKLGPDSTSMGSPGIDSIRWLKPVRAGDTITMLQKIHDKRVSASKPDRGIVSSEWIGINGAGDTVISVHTKVIFGLRHPQGAGA; encoded by the coding sequence GTGGGTATCAGTTACGAAGACCTTGAAGTCGGCAGTACGACCGAAATCGGCCGCTACACGTTCGAGCCGGACGACATCAAGGCGTTCGCGCAACGCTACGATCCACAGCCGTTCCATCTGGACGAGGAAGCCGGCAAGGCATCGCCGTTCGGCGGACTGGTCGCGAGCGGCTGGCATACGTGTTCGGTATTCATGAGCCTCCTCGTCAAGAAGCTCGGGCCGGATTCGACCAGCATGGGTTCGCCCGGCATCGATTCGATCCGCTGGCTCAAGCCCGTGCGTGCCGGCGACACGATCACGATGCTCCAGAAGATCCACGACAAGCGCGTGTCGGCGAGCAAGCCTGACCGCGGCATCGTGTCGTCGGAGTGGATCGGCATCAACGGCGCCGGCGACACGGTGATCTCCGTGCATACCAAGGTGATCTTCGGGCTGCGCCATCCGCAAGGGGCGGGCGCATGA
- a CDS encoding acyl-CoA dehydrogenase family protein, with amino-acid sequence MDFSFTDEQQQFADALRRYLGEQYGFDARQAIVRSDAGVSDTQWSAFAELGLTALPVPEAQGGFGGGPVDMLVAMQELGRALVVEPYWATAVGIEALRIAGSGTGDDAALLEAVAQGQKRLAVAFHEPRARYDLYELGTQAREQGGACRLTGIKSVVQHGAQAHAWIVPARVDGGGIGLFVVERDAAGVKLVDYRTIDGQRAATIELHETPARQLTGGARDAAALEQIADYATFLLCAEAVGALDELNRATVEYTKTREQFGVPIARFQALQHRMVDMLIHAEQARSLTYLAAVRYAGGDADARRKAVSAAKARVGAAARFVGQQAVQLHGGMGVTNEVAAAHLFKRLSIIETTLGDTDHHLARIAALPDFAQADAV; translated from the coding sequence ATGGATTTCAGCTTTACCGATGAGCAGCAACAGTTCGCCGACGCGCTGCGCCGCTATCTCGGCGAGCAGTACGGTTTCGACGCGCGCCAGGCGATCGTGCGCAGCGATGCGGGCGTGTCGGACACGCAATGGAGCGCATTCGCGGAGCTGGGCCTGACCGCGCTGCCCGTGCCGGAGGCTCAGGGCGGATTCGGCGGCGGCCCCGTCGACATGCTGGTCGCGATGCAGGAGCTCGGCCGCGCACTCGTGGTCGAGCCGTACTGGGCGACGGCGGTCGGCATCGAGGCGCTGCGGATTGCCGGTTCCGGCACGGGCGACGATGCCGCGCTGCTGGAAGCGGTCGCACAGGGGCAGAAGCGCCTGGCGGTCGCGTTTCACGAACCGCGGGCGCGCTACGACCTGTACGAACTCGGCACGCAGGCGCGCGAGCAGGGCGGCGCTTGCCGGTTGACCGGCATCAAGTCGGTCGTTCAGCACGGCGCACAGGCACACGCGTGGATCGTGCCCGCGCGGGTCGACGGCGGCGGCATCGGTCTGTTCGTCGTCGAGCGCGACGCCGCGGGAGTGAAGCTCGTCGACTATCGGACGATCGACGGCCAGCGCGCCGCAACCATCGAGCTGCATGAAACGCCCGCGCGGCAACTGACCGGCGGCGCACGCGATGCGGCCGCGCTCGAGCAGATTGCCGATTACGCGACCTTCCTGCTCTGCGCGGAAGCGGTCGGCGCACTCGACGAACTGAACCGCGCGACGGTCGAGTACACGAAGACGCGCGAACAGTTCGGCGTGCCGATCGCGCGTTTTCAGGCGCTGCAGCACCGGATGGTCGACATGCTGATTCACGCGGAGCAGGCGCGTTCGCTGACCTACCTGGCCGCGGTGCGTTACGCGGGCGGCGATGCCGATGCGCGGCGCAAGGCGGTGTCGGCCGCGAAGGCGCGGGTCGGCGCGGCAGCGCGCTTCGTCGGCCAGCAGGCCGTGCAACTGCACGGCGGCATGGGCGTGACCAACGAGGTGGCCGCCGCGCACCTGTTCAAGCGGCTGTCGATCATCGAGACGACCCTCGGCGACACCGATCACCACCTTGCGCGCATCGCGGCCCTGCCGGATTTCGCACAGGCCGACGCGGTATGA
- a CDS encoding acyl-CoA dehydrogenase family protein, with amino-acid sequence MDLDYSPADDAFRVDVRAWLEANLPHALRAKVLDHKRLDREDFASWHRILGQRGWSAPAWPAEYGGPGWNATQRHIWDEECARIGAPTVLPFGVSMVAPVLMKYGSEAQKRHYLPRILDGTDWWCQGYSEPGSGSDLASLRTRAERHGDHYVVNGQKTWTTLGQFADMMFCLVRTDPAAKKQEGISFLLIDMATPGITVRPIITLDEDHEVNEVFFEDVKVPVENLVGDENRGWTYAKYLLGHERTGIARVGASKRELVFLKRVASHQQKNGKPLLADPVFAAKVAALEVELMALEVTVLRVVSRETSGKGPGPEASMLKIKGTEVQQALTELMFEAIGPLAAPFDVPFLEGEREHSIAGDDDAAPLAAYYFNYRKTSIYGGSNEIQKNIIAQMILGL; translated from the coding sequence ATGGATCTGGACTATTCCCCCGCCGACGACGCGTTCCGCGTTGACGTCCGCGCCTGGCTCGAGGCCAATCTGCCTCACGCCCTGCGCGCCAAGGTACTCGATCACAAACGACTCGACCGCGAGGATTTCGCGAGCTGGCACCGGATTCTCGGCCAGCGCGGCTGGTCCGCGCCCGCGTGGCCGGCTGAATACGGCGGCCCGGGCTGGAACGCGACGCAGCGCCACATCTGGGACGAGGAGTGCGCCCGCATCGGCGCGCCGACCGTGCTGCCGTTCGGCGTGTCGATGGTCGCGCCGGTGCTGATGAAATACGGCAGCGAAGCGCAGAAGCGCCACTATCTGCCGCGCATCCTCGACGGCACCGACTGGTGGTGTCAGGGCTATTCGGAGCCCGGCTCCGGGTCGGACCTCGCGTCGCTGCGCACCCGCGCCGAACGCCATGGCGATCACTACGTCGTCAACGGCCAGAAGACCTGGACCACGCTCGGCCAGTTCGCGGACATGATGTTCTGCCTCGTGCGCACCGATCCAGCGGCGAAGAAGCAGGAGGGCATCTCGTTCCTGCTGATCGACATGGCGACGCCCGGCATCACCGTGCGTCCGATCATCACGCTCGACGAGGATCACGAGGTCAACGAGGTGTTCTTCGAGGACGTGAAGGTGCCGGTCGAGAACCTCGTCGGCGACGAAAACCGCGGCTGGACCTACGCGAAATACCTGCTGGGCCACGAGCGCACCGGTATCGCGCGCGTCGGCGCGTCGAAGCGCGAGCTCGTGTTCCTGAAGCGCGTGGCGTCGCACCAGCAGAAGAACGGCAAGCCGTTGCTCGCGGATCCCGTGTTTGCCGCGAAGGTCGCCGCGCTCGAGGTCGAGCTGATGGCGCTCGAGGTGACGGTGCTGCGCGTCGTGAGCCGCGAGACGAGCGGCAAGGGGCCGGGCCCCGAGGCGTCGATGCTGAAGATCAAGGGGACCGAGGTGCAGCAGGCGCTCACCGAGCTGATGTTCGAGGCGATCGGGCCGCTCGCGGCGCCGTTCGACGTGCCGTTCCTCGAGGGCGAGCGCGAACACAGCATCGCCGGCGACGACGATGCCGCGCCGCTCGCCGCGTACTACTTCAATTATCGGAAGACGTCGATCTACGGCGGCTCGAACGAGATTCAGAAGAACATCATCGCGCAGATGATCCTCGGGCTGTGA
- a CDS encoding DUF1178 family protein, translating into MKVLDLQCPHGHRFEGWFASADEFEAQLSRKLVECPVCGTTEINRMPSAPRLNLSGATQAQPADPRALQAQVMRALREVLEKTENVGERFAEEARRIHYNEAPARSIRGVTTPEDAQSLVEEGIDVMPLPIPAALKEPLQ; encoded by the coding sequence ATGAAGGTCCTCGATTTACAGTGCCCGCACGGTCATCGGTTCGAAGGCTGGTTCGCTTCCGCCGATGAGTTCGAAGCGCAGTTGTCCCGCAAGCTGGTCGAATGTCCGGTGTGCGGGACGACCGAGATCAACCGGATGCCGTCGGCGCCGCGCCTGAACCTGTCGGGTGCGACGCAGGCGCAGCCGGCCGATCCGCGTGCGCTGCAGGCGCAGGTGATGCGCGCGCTGCGCGAGGTGCTGGAGAAGACCGAGAATGTGGGCGAGCGCTTCGCCGAGGAAGCGCGGCGCATCCATTACAACGAGGCGCCGGCACGCAGCATTCGCGGCGTCACGACGCCGGAGGATGCGCAATCCTTGGTTGAAGAAGGCATCGACGTGATGCCGCTGCCGATTCCCGCCGCGCTGAAAGAACCGCTGCAATGA
- a CDS encoding NUDIX domain-containing protein: protein MAELPNHDAALTETCLESEAIFEGSFLKLKRDTVRLPDGKRATREYVQHPGAVMVIPLFDDGRVLMESQYRYPIGKVMAEFPAGKLDPDEGALACAVRELREETGYTAREYVFLARIHPIISYSTEFIDLYLARGLTAGERKLDEGEFLETFTATQADLQEWVRTGQITDVKTIIGMMWLDKVLSGTWPLGPVLNP from the coding sequence ATGGCCGAACTACCCAATCATGACGCCGCACTGACCGAAACCTGCCTCGAGAGCGAGGCGATTTTCGAAGGCTCGTTCCTCAAGCTCAAGCGCGATACCGTCCGTTTGCCGGACGGCAAGCGCGCCACGCGCGAATACGTTCAGCACCCGGGCGCGGTGATGGTGATCCCGCTGTTCGACGACGGCCGCGTGCTGATGGAAAGCCAGTATCGCTATCCGATCGGCAAGGTCATGGCCGAATTCCCGGCCGGCAAGCTCGATCCGGACGAAGGCGCGCTCGCCTGCGCGGTGCGCGAGTTGCGCGAGGAAACCGGCTACACGGCCCGCGAATACGTGTTCTTGGCCCGCATTCATCCGATCATTTCCTACTCGACCGAATTCATCGACCTGTATCTCGCGCGCGGGCTGACGGCCGGCGAGCGCAAGCTCGACGAAGGCGAATTCCTCGAAACTTTCACGGCGACGCAGGCCGACCTGCAGGAATGGGTGCGCACGGGCCAGATCACCGACGTGAAGACGATCATCGGCATGATGTGGCTCGACAAGGTGCTGTCCGGCACCTGGCCGCTCGGCCCGGTCCTGAACCCCTGA
- a CDS encoding DUF2818 family protein: MSAAGWFIVLLALVCANVPFLNQRLFAVVPFGATKKNAWVRIGELIVLYFVVGALGFWLESRAGNRFEQGWQFYAITFSLFVVFAFPGFTFQYLVKRR; this comes from the coding sequence ATGTCGGCAGCCGGCTGGTTCATCGTGCTGTTGGCGCTCGTCTGCGCCAACGTGCCGTTCCTGAACCAACGCCTCTTCGCCGTCGTGCCGTTCGGCGCGACGAAGAAGAACGCGTGGGTTCGGATCGGCGAGCTGATCGTGCTGTATTTCGTCGTCGGCGCCCTCGGCTTCTGGCTCGAGTCGCGTGCCGGCAACCGCTTCGAACAGGGCTGGCAGTTTTACGCGATCACCTTCAGTCTTTTTGTCGTGTTCGCGTTTCCCGGCTTCACGTTCCAGTATCTCGTCAAACGACGCTGA
- the nuoN gene encoding NADH-quinone oxidoreductase subunit NuoN, translating to MNVLLPDALVMVAIVVAWLNDTFTGAAGRRLTYLIAVVSSVVAGVWFAVQALDPHPYYFFSRMVVVDSFASMMKAVVSIGFAVSLVYSRKYLEDRDMFRGDVFLLGMFSLLGQLVMVSGNNFLTLYLGLELMSLSLYAVIALRRDAPQSSEAAMKYYVLGALASGFVLYGISMLYGATGSLELGEVYKAVGGNTDAAVLMFGVVFIVAGIAFKLGAVPFHMWVPDVYQGAPTAMTLFVGGGPKVAAFAWGLRFLVMGLLPLAQNWQTALVILAALSLIVGNITGIVQRNIKRMLAYSAISNMGFVLLGLLAGIVKGDAAAPANAYSSAMFYAIVYLITTLGSFGVVMLLARRDFEAETIDDFKGLNKRSPVFAFVMMVMMFSLAGIPPTVGFYAKLAVLEATVNAGLTWLAVLAVITSLFGAFYYLRIVKLMYFDAPQDTAPITGDFCKRSILVLNGVAVVVLGLIPSPLLTACLQAIRHTLPL from the coding sequence ATGAATGTCCTGTTGCCTGACGCGCTGGTGATGGTCGCCATCGTCGTCGCATGGCTGAACGACACCTTTACCGGTGCCGCTGGCCGCCGCCTGACCTATCTGATCGCGGTGGTTTCGTCGGTCGTCGCCGGCGTGTGGTTCGCGGTGCAGGCGCTCGACCCGCACCCGTACTACTTCTTCTCGCGGATGGTCGTCGTCGACTCGTTCGCGAGCATGATGAAGGCCGTCGTGTCGATCGGCTTCGCGGTCTCGCTCGTCTATTCGCGCAAGTACCTCGAAGACCGCGACATGTTCCGCGGCGACGTCTTCCTGCTGGGCATGTTCTCGCTGCTCGGTCAATTGGTGATGGTGTCGGGCAACAACTTCCTGACGCTGTACCTCGGCCTCGAACTGATGTCGCTGTCGCTGTACGCGGTCATCGCGCTGCGCCGCGACGCGCCGCAGTCGAGCGAAGCCGCGATGAAGTACTACGTGCTGGGCGCGCTCGCGTCGGGCTTCGTGCTGTACGGCATCTCGATGCTCTACGGCGCGACCGGCTCGCTCGAGCTGGGCGAGGTGTACAAGGCAGTCGGCGGCAACACCGACGCAGCCGTGCTGATGTTCGGCGTGGTCTTCATCGTCGCCGGTATCGCGTTCAAGCTTGGCGCCGTGCCGTTCCACATGTGGGTGCCGGACGTCTACCAGGGCGCACCGACCGCGATGACGTTGTTCGTCGGCGGTGGCCCGAAGGTTGCCGCGTTCGCGTGGGGTCTGCGCTTCCTGGTGATGGGCCTGCTGCCGCTCGCCCAGAACTGGCAGACCGCGCTCGTGATCCTCGCCGCGCTGTCGCTGATCGTCGGTAACATCACCGGTATCGTCCAGCGCAACATCAAGCGGATGCTCGCGTATTCGGCGATCTCGAACATGGGCTTCGTGCTGCTCGGCCTGCTGGCCGGCATCGTGAAGGGCGACGCGGCCGCACCGGCGAACGCGTACAGCTCGGCGATGTTCTACGCGATCGTCTACCTGATCACGACGCTCGGCTCGTTCGGCGTGGTGATGCTGCTCGCGCGCCGCGATTTCGAAGCGGAGACGATCGACGACTTCAAGGGCCTCAACAAGCGCAGCCCGGTGTTCGCGTTCGTGATGATGGTCATGATGTTCTCGCTGGCCGGTATCCCGCCGACCGTCGGCTTCTACGCGAAGCTCGCGGTGCTCGAGGCGACCGTCAACGCGGGTCTCACGTGGTTGGCCGTGCTGGCGGTGATCACGTCGCTGTTCGGCGCGTTCTACTACCTGCGCATCGTCAAGCTGATGTACTTCGATGCGCCGCAGGACACGGCCCCGATCACCGGCGATTTCTGCAAGCGCTCGATCCTCGTGCTGAACGGCGTCGCGGTCGTCGTGCTCGGCCTGATCCCGAGCCCGCTGCTGACGGCCTGCCTGCAGGCGATCCGTCATACGCTGCCGCTGTAA
- a CDS encoding NADH-quinone oxidoreductase subunit M produces the protein MHAFPILSTAIWLPIVFGLLVLAVGNDKNPGTARWVALIGSLLGLAVTIPLITGFDSSTAALQFVEKSTWIERFDIAYHLGVDGISMWFVVLTALITVIVVIAAWEVITENVAQYLAAFLILSGIMIGVFSAADGLLFYVFFEATLIPMYIIIGVWGGPNRVYAAFKFFLYTLAGSLLMLVALIYLYTQTHSFDLATWQNAKIAMTPQILLFIAFFLAFAVKVPMWPVHTWLPDAHVEAPTGGSVVLAAIMLKLGAYGFLRFSLPITPDASHFLAPVVITLSLIAVIYIGLVAMVQADMKKLVAYSSIAHMGFVTLGFFIFNQLGVEGAIIQMISHGFVSGAMFLCIGVLYDRLHSRQIADYGGVVNVMPKFAAFAMLFSMANCGLPGTSGFVGEFMVILAAVQYNFWIAFGAAFTLILGAAYTLWMYKRVYFGAVANDHVAKLKDIGRREFLMLAVLAAFTMLMGLYPKPFTDVMHVSVENLLSHVGQSKLPLAQ, from the coding sequence ATGCACGCTTTTCCGATTCTCAGTACCGCGATCTGGCTGCCGATCGTTTTCGGCCTCCTCGTGCTCGCGGTGGGTAACGACAAAAATCCGGGCACGGCCCGCTGGGTCGCGCTGATCGGTTCGCTGCTCGGTCTCGCGGTCACGATCCCGCTGATCACGGGCTTCGATTCGAGCACGGCTGCGCTGCAGTTCGTCGAGAAGTCGACCTGGATCGAACGCTTCGACATCGCGTACCACCTCGGCGTCGACGGCATTTCGATGTGGTTCGTCGTGCTGACCGCGCTGATCACGGTGATCGTCGTGATCGCCGCGTGGGAAGTGATCACCGAGAACGTCGCGCAGTACCTCGCGGCCTTCCTGATCCTGTCCGGGATCATGATCGGCGTGTTCTCGGCGGCCGACGGCCTGCTGTTCTACGTGTTCTTCGAGGCGACCCTGATCCCGATGTACATCATCATCGGCGTGTGGGGCGGCCCGAACCGCGTGTATGCGGCATTCAAGTTCTTCCTGTACACGCTGGCCGGCTCGCTGCTGATGCTGGTCGCGCTGATCTACCTGTACACGCAGACGCATTCGTTCGACCTCGCGACGTGGCAGAACGCCAAGATCGCGATGACGCCGCAGATCCTGTTGTTCATTGCATTCTTCCTCGCGTTCGCGGTGAAGGTGCCGATGTGGCCGGTGCATACCTGGCTGCCGGACGCGCACGTGGAAGCGCCGACGGGCGGCTCTGTCGTGCTGGCGGCGATCATGCTGAAGCTCGGCGCGTACGGTTTCCTGCGTTTCTCGCTGCCGATCACGCCTGACGCAAGCCACTTCCTCGCACCGGTCGTGATCACGCTGTCGCTGATCGCGGTGATCTACATCGGCCTCGTCGCGATGGTGCAGGCCGACATGAAGAAGCTGGTCGCGTATTCGTCGATCGCGCACATGGGCTTCGTGACGCTCGGCTTCTTCATCTTCAACCAGCTCGGCGTCGAAGGCGCGATCATCCAGATGATCTCGCACGGCTTCGTGTCGGGTGCGATGTTCCTGTGCATCGGCGTGCTGTACGACCGTTTGCACTCGCGCCAGATCGCCGACTACGGCGGCGTCGTGAACGTGATGCCGAAGTTCGCGGCATTCGCGATGCTGTTCTCGATGGCCAACTGCGGCCTGCCGGGCACGTCGGGTTTCGTCGGCGAGTTCATGGTGATTCTCGCCGCCGTCCAGTACAACTTCTGGATCGCATTCGGCGCGGCATTCACGCTGATCCTCGGCGCCGCCTACACGCTGTGGATGTACAAGCGCGTGTACTTCGGCGCGGTCGCGAATGATCACGTTGCCAAGCTGAAGGACATCGGCCGTCGCGAATTCCTGATGCTGGCCGTGCTGGCCGCGTTCACGATGCTGATGGGCCTGTATCCGAAGCCTTTCACCGACGTGATGCACGTTTCCGTGGAAAACCTCCTCTCCCATGTCGGGCAGTCCAAACTGCCGCTGGCCCAGTAA